A part of Aquibium oceanicum genomic DNA contains:
- the araD1 gene encoding AraD1 family protein yields the protein MLLSQIRTPSGDLKVIAREGTEAFELRGAESVYALALDCARDGEKIADRIGRLGFGSAVDLAKAYEEGRLAPPILHPDPAHLHLTGTGLTHLGSASTRDAMHQKTMKADEATLTDSMRMFRMGVEGGKPATGKPGVQPEWFYKGNGTMVAAPGAALSSPAFADDGGEEPEIAGIYVIGDDGTPFRVGFALANEFSDHVMERVNYLYLAHSKLRPASFGPEILVGDLPRDVRGTSRIRRGGETIFEKPFLSGETNMSHTIANLEHHHFKYGVFRQPGDVHVHMFGTATLSFADGVRTEPGDVFEIESAAFGMPLRNGYAVTELPARDDVVRVNAL from the coding sequence ATGCTGCTATCACAGATCCGGACACCTTCCGGCGACCTGAAGGTGATCGCCCGCGAGGGAACCGAGGCGTTCGAACTGCGCGGCGCCGAAAGCGTCTATGCGCTCGCGCTCGATTGCGCCCGCGACGGTGAGAAGATCGCCGACCGCATCGGCCGGCTCGGCTTCGGGTCCGCCGTCGACCTCGCCAAGGCCTACGAGGAGGGCCGGCTGGCGCCGCCGATCCTGCACCCCGATCCGGCGCACCTGCACCTGACCGGCACCGGGCTCACCCATCTCGGCTCGGCGTCGACGCGCGACGCCATGCACCAGAAGACCATGAAGGCCGACGAGGCGACGCTGACGGATTCCATGCGCATGTTCCGCATGGGCGTCGAAGGCGGCAAACCCGCCACCGGAAAGCCAGGCGTGCAGCCGGAATGGTTCTACAAGGGCAACGGCACCATGGTGGCGGCGCCCGGCGCCGCGCTGTCCTCGCCCGCTTTCGCCGACGACGGAGGCGAGGAGCCCGAGATCGCCGGCATCTACGTCATCGGCGACGACGGCACGCCGTTCCGCGTCGGCTTCGCGCTGGCCAACGAGTTCTCCGACCACGTGATGGAGCGGGTAAACTACCTCTACCTCGCCCATTCCAAGCTGCGCCCCGCCTCGTTCGGTCCCGAGATCCTCGTCGGCGACCTGCCCCGGGACGTGCGCGGCACCTCGCGCATCCGCCGAGGCGGGGAGACGATCTTCGAAAAGCCGTTCCTGTCGGGCGAGACGAACATGTCGCACACCATCGCCAATCTGGAGCACCATCACTTCAAGTATGGCGTGTTTCGCCAGCCGGGCGACGTGCACGTCCACATGTTCGGGACCGCGACGCTGTCCTTCGCCGATGGCGTCCGCACCGAACCGGGCGACGTCTTCGAGATCGAATCGGCGGCGTTCGGGATGCCGCTTCGAAATGGCTACGCGGTGACGGAGTTGCCAGCGCGCGACGACGTCGTTCGCGTGAATGCATTGTGA
- the mmsB gene encoding multiple monosaccharide ABC transporter permease, which produces MALAEGVNKSSEAGSARGIAAYLASHLREYGLLLALILVMLFFQIVTDGTLLRAVNVTNLLLQNSYIVIMALGMLIVIVSGNIDLSVGSVMGFIGALAAVMMVNHGQSMFVTIIVCLAVGGLIGAAQGYWVAYWKIPSFIVTLAGMLVFRGLSLWLLEGQSVGPFPREFQVIANGFVPDLFPSGLGAALAGFFDVRQVNVLALAAGVVTAGAIVWMGLTQRSRNRAYGIEDEPFAFFVARNAIVAAALVFITYKLSTFRGLPNVLITMGVLTVIYAFITSNTVIGRRVYALGGNQKAAKLSGINTERLTFLAFTNMGVLAAAAGLVFAARLNTATPKAGFALELDVIAAVFIGGASMSGGVGTIIGAVVGAFLMGVLNNGMSIMGIGIDYQQMIKGLVLLAAVIFDVYNKNKG; this is translated from the coding sequence ATGGCTCTGGCCGAAGGCGTCAACAAGAGCAGCGAGGCGGGGTCCGCGAGGGGAATCGCGGCCTATCTCGCCTCGCACCTGCGCGAATACGGGCTCCTGCTCGCGCTCATCCTGGTCATGCTCTTCTTCCAGATCGTGACCGACGGAACGCTGCTTCGGGCCGTCAACGTCACCAACCTGCTGCTCCAGAACAGCTACATCGTCATCATGGCGCTCGGCATGCTGATCGTCATCGTGTCGGGCAACATCGACCTCTCCGTCGGCTCGGTCATGGGCTTCATCGGCGCGCTGGCCGCCGTCATGATGGTCAACCACGGACAGTCGATGTTCGTGACCATCATCGTGTGCCTGGCGGTCGGCGGATTGATCGGTGCGGCGCAGGGCTACTGGGTCGCGTACTGGAAGATTCCCTCCTTCATCGTCACGCTGGCCGGCATGCTCGTGTTTCGCGGCCTTTCGCTGTGGCTGCTGGAAGGGCAGTCCGTCGGTCCTTTCCCGCGAGAGTTCCAGGTCATCGCCAACGGCTTCGTGCCCGACCTGTTTCCCTCGGGACTCGGGGCTGCGCTGGCCGGCTTCTTCGACGTGCGGCAGGTCAACGTGCTGGCGCTGGCGGCGGGGGTCGTGACGGCTGGAGCGATCGTCTGGATGGGATTGACCCAACGGTCGCGCAATCGCGCCTACGGCATCGAGGACGAGCCGTTCGCCTTCTTCGTCGCGCGCAACGCCATCGTGGCCGCGGCGCTGGTGTTCATCACCTACAAGCTCTCCACCTTCCGCGGTCTGCCCAACGTGCTGATCACCATGGGCGTGCTGACCGTGATATACGCCTTCATCACCTCCAACACGGTGATCGGCCGTCGCGTCTATGCGCTTGGCGGCAACCAGAAGGCCGCCAAGCTGTCGGGCATCAACACCGAGCGGCTGACCTTCCTTGCCTTCACCAACATGGGCGTTCTGGCGGCGGCGGCCGGGCTGGTCTTCGCCGCGCGGCTCAACACCGCCACGCCGAAGGCCGGCTTCGCACTCGAACTCGACGTGATCGCCGCCGTCTTCATCGGCGGCGCCTCAATGTCGGGCGGAGTCGGTACCATCATTGGCGCCGTCGTCGGGGCGTTCCTGATGGGCGTGCTCAACAACGGCATGTCGATCATGGGCATCGGCATCGACTACCAGCAGATGATCAAGGGCCTCGTGCTGCTCGCAGCCGTGATCTTCGACGTCTACAACAAGAACAAGGGCTGA
- the mmsA gene encoding multiple monosaccharide ABC transporter ATP-binding protein: protein MTADTLLEMRQITKTFPGVKALDRVDLNVRKGEIHAVCGENGAGKSTLMKVLSGVYPAGSFEGEIVYDGAPAQFRDIRDSENRGIIIIHQELALVPQLSIAENIFLGNERSSRGVMDWRETNARTEDLLAKVGLREPPTTLVDNIGVGKQQLVEIAKALSKDVKLLILDEPTAALQETDSRKLLDLMLELKAQGVTCILISHKLGEVRYVADTVTVIRDGATVSTLDAKAGLSEDEIVRDMVGRDMTHRFPEHRRTPGDVLLEVEDWTVWHPEHAERKIIKGANFIVRAGEVVGIAGLMGSGRTELAMSIFGRSYGRNISGTVKLKGSPIDVSTVQRAIAAGISYVTEDRKSLGLVLDETIRFNTTLANLDGVSRRGVLMRNEETRVAEQYREALATRTPSVFQKAVNLSGGNQQKVVLAKWLFTSPEVLILDEPTRGIDVGAKYEIYTIINELAAQGKGVVMISSEMPELLGMCDRIYVMNEGALVGELTAAEASQERIMSLIVND, encoded by the coding sequence ATGACCGCCGACACCCTCCTCGAAATGCGCCAGATCACCAAGACGTTTCCGGGCGTCAAGGCGCTGGACCGCGTCGACCTCAACGTGCGCAAGGGCGAGATCCACGCCGTCTGCGGGGAAAACGGCGCCGGCAAGTCAACGCTGATGAAGGTCCTGTCCGGCGTCTATCCGGCCGGCAGTTTCGAGGGCGAGATCGTCTATGACGGCGCGCCCGCCCAGTTCCGCGACATCCGCGACAGCGAGAACCGCGGCATCATCATCATTCATCAGGAACTGGCGCTGGTCCCGCAGCTCTCGATCGCCGAGAACATCTTTCTGGGCAACGAGCGCAGCAGCCGCGGCGTCATGGACTGGCGCGAGACCAACGCGCGGACGGAGGACCTGCTCGCCAAGGTCGGTCTCAGGGAACCGCCCACCACGCTGGTCGACAACATCGGCGTCGGCAAGCAGCAGCTCGTCGAGATCGCCAAGGCGCTATCGAAGGACGTCAAGCTGCTGATCCTCGACGAACCGACGGCGGCGCTCCAGGAGACCGACAGCCGCAAGCTGCTCGACCTGATGCTGGAACTGAAGGCGCAGGGCGTCACCTGCATCCTGATCTCGCACAAGCTCGGCGAAGTGCGCTACGTCGCCGACACCGTGACCGTCATCCGCGACGGCGCGACCGTCTCGACGCTCGACGCAAAGGCGGGGCTCAGCGAGGACGAGATCGTGCGCGACATGGTCGGCCGCGACATGACCCACCGCTTTCCCGAACACCGCCGCACGCCGGGCGACGTGCTGCTCGAGGTCGAGGACTGGACGGTCTGGCATCCCGAGCACGCCGAGCGGAAGATCATCAAGGGCGCAAATTTCATCGTGCGCGCGGGCGAGGTCGTCGGCATCGCGGGCCTCATGGGCTCGGGCCGCACCGAACTCGCCATGTCGATCTTCGGCCGCTCCTACGGGCGCAACATTTCGGGCACCGTGAAACTGAAGGGCAGCCCCATCGATGTCTCGACGGTCCAGCGCGCCATCGCCGCCGGCATCTCCTATGTCACCGAGGACCGCAAGTCGCTCGGCCTGGTCCTCGACGAGACGATCCGCTTCAACACGACGCTGGCGAACCTCGACGGCGTGTCGCGGCGTGGCGTGCTGATGCGCAACGAGGAGACGCGCGTCGCCGAACAGTACCGCGAGGCTCTCGCAACGCGCACCCCCTCGGTATTCCAGAAGGCGGTGAACCTGTCCGGCGGCAACCAGCAGAAGGTGGTGCTGGCGAAGTGGCTGTTCACCTCGCCCGAGGTGCTCATCCTCGACGAGCCGACGCGCGGCATCGACGTCGGCGCAAAGTACGAAATCTACACGATCATCAACGAACTGGCCGCCCAGGGTAAGGGCGTCGTCATGATCTCGTCCGAGATGCCGGAACTGCTCGGCATGTGCGACCGCATCTACGTCATGAACGAGGGGGCGCTGGTGGGCGAACTGACGGCGGCCGAGGCCAGCCAGGAGCGCATCATGTCGCTCATCGTGAACGACTAG
- the chvE gene encoding multiple monosaccharide ABC transporter substrate-binding protein, protein MRFLNVALAAGALLAAGFTVPSFAQDKGTIGIAMPTKSSARWISDGNSMVEQFKAAGYETDLQYAEDDIPNQLNQIENMITKGVDVLVIAAIDGTTLSNALENAAASGIKVIAYDRLIRDSGNVDYYATFDNFKVGVQQANSLVAGLEERFPDVETWNVELFGGSPDDNNAFFFYNGAMSVLQPMIDSGKISIVSGQTGMDKVGTLRWDGAVAQARMENLLSANYTDKQVHGVLSPYDGLSIGILSALKGVGYGSGDMKMPIVTGQDAEVPSVKSILAGEQYSTVFKDTRELARVTVGMVDALLQGSEPEINDTKTYDNGVKVVPSYLLEPVSVDASNWEKVLIDSGYYTMDQIK, encoded by the coding sequence ATGAGATTTTTGAACGTCGCGCTGGCAGCGGGCGCGTTGCTCGCGGCCGGATTCACCGTTCCGTCCTTCGCGCAGGACAAGGGCACCATCGGCATCGCCATGCCGACCAAGTCCTCGGCGCGCTGGATTTCGGACGGCAACTCGATGGTCGAGCAGTTCAAGGCCGCGGGCTACGAGACCGACCTGCAATATGCCGAGGACGACATCCCGAACCAGCTCAACCAGATCGAGAACATGATCACCAAGGGCGTCGATGTGCTGGTGATCGCAGCCATCGACGGCACGACGCTGTCGAACGCGCTGGAAAACGCCGCCGCATCGGGCATCAAGGTCATCGCCTACGACCGCCTGATCCGCGACAGCGGCAATGTCGACTACTATGCGACCTTCGACAACTTCAAGGTCGGTGTGCAGCAGGCGAACTCGCTGGTGGCCGGGCTTGAGGAGCGATTCCCCGACGTCGAAACCTGGAACGTCGAGCTGTTCGGCGGCTCGCCCGACGACAACAACGCCTTCTTCTTCTACAACGGCGCCATGAGCGTGCTGCAGCCGATGATCGATTCCGGCAAGATCAGCATCGTGTCCGGCCAGACCGGCATGGACAAGGTCGGCACGCTGCGCTGGGACGGCGCGGTGGCGCAGGCCCGCATGGAGAACCTCCTGTCGGCCAACTACACCGACAAGCAGGTGCACGGCGTGCTGTCGCCCTATGACGGTCTGTCGATCGGCATCCTGTCGGCGCTGAAGGGCGTGGGCTACGGCTCGGGCGACATGAAGATGCCGATCGTGACGGGCCAGGACGCCGAGGTGCCCTCGGTGAAGTCCATACTTGCCGGCGAGCAGTACTCGACCGTGTTCAAGGACACGCGCGAACTCGCCCGCGTCACCGTCGGCATGGTCGACGCGCTGCTCCAGGGCAGCGAGCCGGAGATCAACGACACCAAGACCTACGACAACGGCGTGAAGGTCGTGCCGTCCTACCTGCTCGAGCCGGTCTCGGTCGATGCCAGCAACTGGGAAAAGGTGCTGATCGACAGCGGCTATTACACGATGGACCAGATCAAGTAG
- a CDS encoding LysR family transcriptional regulator: MPERHTLGIIPRRDELARKGLRLAHLRLICALKETGQMGAAAAQLGVSQPAASRMAAEMEAIVGVPLHTRHARGVVLTPYGERLAMRAEMTLQGLDDTARELTELERGNEGTVSIGAVTGAALDLVLPIIKRARVTRPNISVTVSVDTSDRLAESLLASRIDFFIGRLLGDVDPARFSLIEIGPEPLAMIARSGHPLTRRPSVTLEDSVVYDWVLQASGNLMRRTVEGHLMARQVPLPRKVLSTSSLMLTLAYISQSNAVSVVAKAVANFYSREDGLDGRIVVLPLDTVIEVPAYSLITHAERPLSPASEVLFEMVRDAVVASQGDEDSRGRGVYKNDIV, translated from the coding sequence ATGCCCGAGCGCCACACGCTTGGCATCATACCGCGGCGGGACGAACTCGCCCGCAAGGGTCTCCGGCTCGCGCATCTGCGACTGATCTGCGCCCTGAAGGAGACCGGCCAGATGGGCGCCGCCGCGGCACAGCTCGGCGTCTCCCAGCCCGCCGCCTCGCGCATGGCCGCCGAGATGGAGGCGATCGTCGGCGTTCCCCTGCACACCCGCCACGCACGCGGGGTGGTGCTCACCCCCTATGGCGAGCGGCTCGCGATGCGGGCAGAGATGACGCTGCAAGGCCTCGACGATACGGCGCGTGAACTGACCGAACTGGAACGGGGCAACGAAGGCACCGTCTCGATCGGCGCGGTGACGGGCGCCGCGCTCGATCTCGTCTTGCCGATCATCAAGCGCGCCCGCGTCACCCGTCCGAACATTTCGGTGACGGTCTCGGTGGACACCAGCGACCGGCTGGCCGAGAGCCTGCTCGCCTCGCGCATCGACTTCTTTATCGGACGGCTCCTGGGAGACGTCGACCCTGCCCGGTTCTCGCTGATCGAGATCGGCCCGGAACCGCTCGCTATGATCGCCCGCAGCGGCCATCCGCTGACCCGCCGCCCGTCGGTGACGCTCGAGGACAGCGTGGTCTACGACTGGGTGCTGCAGGCGAGCGGCAACCTGATGCGGCGGACCGTGGAAGGCCATCTCATGGCGCGGCAGGTGCCGCTGCCGCGCAAGGTCCTCAGCACGTCCTCGCTGATGCTGACGCTGGCATACATCAGCCAGTCCAACGCCGTCTCGGTGGTGGCGAAGGCGGTGGCCAACTTCTACAGCAGGGAGGACGGGCTCGACGGTCGCATCGTGGTCCTGCCGCTGGACACCGTGATCGAGGTGCCGGCCTATTCCCTCATCACGCATGCAGAGCGTCCGCTTTCGCCCGCCTCGGAGGTCCTTTTCGAGATGGTGCGCGATGCGGTGGTTGCCAGCCAGGGCGACGAGGATAGCCGCGGAAGGGGCGTTTACAAAAATGATATAGTATGA
- the ytfQ gene encoding galactofuranose ABC transporter, galactofuranose-binding protein YtfQ produces MLRSKALFGAGVLASLTIMTSGALAQTIGFSQIGSESGWRAAETTLTRQQAEERGIDLKFADAQQKQENQIKALRSFIAQGVDAILLAPVVATGWDSVLEEAKEAEIPVVLLDRMVDSSKDLYLTAVGSDLVHEGEVAGQWLVDTVGDEQCNVVELQGTTGSSPAIDRKTGFENAIKGHDNIKITRSQTGDFTRTKGKEVMESFLKAEGGGGDICALYAHNDDMAVGAIQAIKEAGLKPGEDILVVSIDAVPDIFKAMAAGEANATVELTPNMAGPAFDALAAYMKDGTMPEKFIQTESKLYTQADDPQGEYDRRKDLGY; encoded by the coding sequence ATGCTTCGCAGCAAAGCACTATTCGGCGCGGGCGTACTCGCGTCTCTGACCATCATGACGTCCGGCGCCCTGGCGCAGACGATCGGGTTTTCGCAGATCGGTTCCGAATCCGGATGGCGCGCCGCCGAGACCACGCTGACGCGTCAGCAGGCCGAGGAACGCGGCATCGACCTGAAGTTCGCCGACGCCCAGCAGAAGCAGGAGAACCAGATCAAGGCCCTGCGCTCCTTCATCGCCCAGGGCGTCGACGCGATCCTGCTCGCCCCGGTCGTCGCGACCGGCTGGGACTCCGTGCTCGAGGAAGCCAAGGAAGCGGAAATCCCGGTTGTCCTGCTCGACCGCATGGTGGATTCGTCCAAGGACCTTTACCTGACCGCCGTCGGTTCCGACCTGGTGCATGAGGGCGAGGTCGCGGGCCAGTGGCTGGTCGACACCGTCGGCGACGAGCAGTGCAACGTCGTCGAGTTGCAGGGCACGACCGGATCCTCTCCGGCCATCGATCGCAAGACCGGCTTCGAGAACGCCATCAAGGGCCACGACAACATCAAGATCACCCGCAGCCAGACCGGCGACTTCACCCGCACCAAGGGCAAGGAAGTCATGGAGAGCTTCCTCAAGGCCGAAGGCGGCGGTGGCGACATCTGCGCGCTCTACGCCCACAATGACGACATGGCGGTCGGCGCGATCCAGGCGATCAAGGAAGCCGGACTGAAGCCCGGCGAAGACATCCTCGTCGTCTCGATCGACGCCGTGCCGGACATCTTCAAGGCCATGGCCGCCGGCGAGGCGAACGCCACGGTGGAGCTGACGCCGAACATGGCCGGTCCTGCCTTCGATGCGCTTGCCGCGTACATGAAGGACGGCACCATGCCGGAGAAGTTCATCCAGACGGAATCGAAGCTCTACACCCAGGCGGACGATCCGCAGGGCGAGTACGATCGCCGCAAGGATCTCGGCTACTGA
- the ytfR gene encoding galactofuranose ABC transporter, ATP-binding protein YtfR produces the protein MDAVAVSPPLLCAEAVSKSFPGTIALDGVDFTLLAGEVHALLGENGAGKSTLIKCLTGAYRRDAGDIRLEGRSIDPRNTLDAQRHGIGTVYQEVNLLPKMSVAENLFLGHQPMRFGMVSGRRMNRQARETLAQYGMSIDVSRSLDSYSVAVQQVVAIARAVMLSGKVLVLDEPTASLDSHEVHMLFDIVRSLKERGLGIVFISHFLDQVFEVSDRITVLRNGRLVGTRPTADLDRVELVNMMLGRDLEGETRTTGRKDLPTAEPRLAFRGFGRKGRITPFDLEIRPGEVVGMAGLLGSGRTETAETLFGLTPHDTGTAEQDGKPLRLASPRDAIAAGFGFSPEDRKSDGIIADLSVRENIALALQARMGWARRLPLRQQYAMAEDFIRRLDIRTPDADKPVGLLSGGNQQKVMLARWLATNPVFLILDEPTRGIDVGAHAEIIRLIEELCAEGMSLLVISSELDELVAYSHRVVVVRDRQHVAELVGEDITTGNMVEAIAASEVEDAA, from the coding sequence ATGGACGCCGTGGCCGTCAGCCCGCCGCTTCTGTGCGCCGAGGCCGTTTCCAAGTCGTTTCCCGGGACGATCGCGCTCGATGGCGTGGACTTCACGCTTCTAGCCGGGGAAGTGCATGCCCTCCTGGGCGAGAACGGAGCGGGCAAGTCGACGCTGATCAAGTGCTTGACCGGCGCCTACCGGCGTGACGCGGGCGACATCCGCCTCGAAGGGCGGTCGATCGATCCCCGCAACACGTTGGATGCCCAGCGCCACGGGATCGGCACGGTCTACCAGGAGGTGAACCTGCTACCGAAGATGTCGGTGGCGGAAAACCTCTTCCTCGGGCACCAGCCGATGCGCTTTGGCATGGTCTCGGGCCGCCGCATGAACCGGCAGGCCAGGGAGACTCTGGCGCAGTACGGCATGTCTATCGACGTCTCGCGAAGCCTCGACAGCTATTCGGTGGCCGTGCAGCAGGTCGTCGCGATCGCGCGGGCCGTCATGCTCTCCGGCAAGGTGCTGGTGCTCGACGAACCGACCGCCAGCCTCGATTCCCACGAGGTGCACATGCTCTTCGACATCGTGCGATCGCTGAAGGAGCGTGGTCTCGGGATCGTCTTCATCTCGCATTTTCTCGACCAGGTCTTCGAGGTGTCGGACCGCATCACCGTGCTGCGCAACGGCCGGCTCGTCGGCACCAGGCCGACCGCCGATCTCGACCGCGTCGAACTGGTCAACATGATGCTGGGACGCGACCTCGAGGGCGAGACGCGAACCACCGGCCGCAAGGACCTGCCGACCGCAGAGCCGCGGCTCGCGTTCCGCGGCTTCGGCCGCAAGGGCCGCATCACGCCGTTCGACCTGGAAATCAGGCCCGGCGAGGTCGTCGGCATGGCCGGACTCCTCGGTTCGGGAAGGACCGAGACGGCGGAGACGCTGTTCGGTCTCACGCCGCACGACACTGGCACGGCCGAGCAGGACGGCAAGCCGCTGCGGCTCGCATCGCCGCGCGATGCGATCGCCGCTGGCTTCGGCTTCAGCCCCGAGGACCGCAAGAGCGACGGCATCATCGCCGATTTGAGCGTGCGCGAAAACATCGCCTTGGCGCTCCAGGCCCGCATGGGCTGGGCGCGGCGGCTGCCGCTGCGCCAGCAATACGCCATGGCAGAGGATTTTATCCGCCGCCTCGACATTCGCACCCCCGACGCGGACAAGCCGGTCGGGCTTCTCTCGGGCGGCAACCAGCAGAAGGTGATGCTGGCGCGCTGGCTGGCGACAAATCCCGTCTTCCTCATCCTCGACGAACCGACGCGTGGCATCGATGTCGGCGCGCATGCCGAGATCATCCGGCTGATTGAGGAGCTCTGCGCGGAGGGAATGTCGCTGCTCGTCATCTCCTCGGAACTCGACGAACTGGTCGCCTACAGTCACCGCGTGGTGGTCGTGCGCGATCGCCAGCACGTCGCCGAACTGGTCGGCGAGGACATCACGACCGGCAACATGGTGGAAGCGATCGCGGCTTCCGAGGTGGAGGACGCCGCTTGA
- a CDS encoding ABC transporter permease translates to MTGLARFLRRIAPQLLTLAAVIGLIALVFPGFFQISLANGRLFGSPIDILNRGAPVALLAIGMTLVIATRGIDLSVGAVMAICGAVSAWGITEGYGLAATLAMALAAGLLCGLWNGFLVAVLRIQPIVATLILMVAGRGIAQLITEGAILTFNDESLIFFGSGSIFAVPTPVVIWIVTGLLVAFVVRRSALGMLIEAIGINLRASALAGVNARVLLIAVYMTSGLCAALAGIIAAADIRGADANNAGLWLELDAILAVVVGGNSLLGGRFSLCASLIGAMIIQAMNTGILLSGFPPEFNLVIKAAIILVILVLQSPRAHTTMVFFRRAPREEPAQTRTVPQ, encoded by the coding sequence TTGACCGGTTTGGCTCGATTCCTGCGCCGCATTGCGCCCCAGCTCCTGACGCTGGCAGCGGTGATCGGCCTCATCGCGCTGGTCTTCCCGGGCTTCTTCCAGATCAGCCTCGCCAACGGGCGCCTTTTCGGCAGCCCGATCGACATTTTGAACCGCGGCGCGCCGGTGGCGCTGCTGGCGATCGGCATGACGCTGGTGATTGCGACCAGGGGCATCGACCTTTCGGTCGGCGCGGTGATGGCGATCTGCGGCGCGGTCTCCGCCTGGGGCATCACCGAAGGCTACGGTCTTGCCGCGACGCTCGCCATGGCGCTGGCCGCCGGGCTTCTATGCGGCCTCTGGAACGGCTTCCTCGTGGCGGTCCTGCGCATCCAGCCGATCGTCGCGACGCTGATCCTGATGGTTGCCGGGCGCGGTATCGCGCAGCTCATCACCGAAGGCGCGATCCTCACCTTCAACGACGAGAGCCTGATCTTCTTCGGGTCCGGTTCGATCTTCGCCGTGCCGACGCCGGTCGTGATCTGGATCGTCACGGGGCTGCTGGTGGCCTTCGTCGTGCGCCGCAGCGCACTCGGCATGCTGATAGAGGCGATCGGCATCAACCTTCGGGCATCGGCGCTCGCCGGCGTCAACGCGCGGGTGCTGCTCATCGCCGTCTACATGACGTCGGGGCTGTGCGCCGCGCTCGCCGGGATCATCGCCGCCGCCGACATCCGGGGCGCCGACGCAAACAATGCCGGCCTGTGGCTAGAGCTCGACGCCATCCTCGCCGTCGTCGTCGGCGGCAATTCGCTGCTCGGCGGCCGCTTTTCCCTCTGCGCCTCGCTCATCGGCGCCATGATAATCCAGGCCATGAACACCGGCATCCTGCTGTCGGGCTTCCCGCCCGAATTCAACCTCGTCATCAAGGCGGCGATCATCCTGGTGATCCTCGTCCTGCAATCGCCGCGGGCGCACACGACCATGGTTTTCTTCCGGCGCGCGCCGCGCGAGGAGCCCGCCCAGACCCGGACGGTGCCGCAATGA
- the yjfF gene encoding galactofuranose ABC transporter, permease protein YjfF, translating into MNARLLPLTATVVIFIAAYAVCYSQYPNMLSTRVIGNLLTDNAFLGIAAVGMTFVILSGGIDLSIGSVIAFSGVFIAVLLRDTGLHPIPVFIALLAVTTLFGASMGAIIHFLEMPPFIVTLAGMFLARGMAYVLTIDSVPITHAFFDQLQGFYWLMPGKGRLTFIGGLMLVTFMAGIVLAHRTRFGANVYALGGGVQTARLMGVPVAQTTMAIYALSGFFAGLAGIVFAIYTSAGYSLATVGVELDAIAAVVIGGTLLTGGSGFVAGTLIGVLIMGLIQTYIVFDGSLSSWWTKIVIGLLLFAFILLQKGLVLVTNRERTTPHHAR; encoded by the coding sequence ATGAACGCGCGTCTTCTGCCCCTCACCGCCACGGTGGTGATCTTTATCGCTGCCTACGCAGTCTGCTATTCGCAGTACCCCAACATGCTTTCGACCCGCGTGATCGGCAACCTGCTCACCGACAACGCCTTTCTCGGCATCGCCGCCGTCGGCATGACCTTCGTCATCCTGTCAGGCGGCATCGATCTCTCGATCGGCTCCGTGATCGCCTTTTCCGGCGTCTTCATCGCCGTGCTTCTGCGCGACACCGGGCTGCATCCGATCCCGGTCTTCATCGCGCTTCTGGCGGTCACGACACTCTTCGGGGCCAGCATGGGGGCGATCATCCATTTCCTGGAGATGCCACCCTTCATCGTCACGCTCGCCGGCATGTTCCTCGCGCGCGGCATGGCCTACGTGCTGACGATCGATTCCGTTCCGATCACGCACGCGTTCTTCGATCAGTTGCAGGGCTTCTATTGGCTGATGCCTGGCAAGGGGCGGCTGACATTTATCGGCGGCCTGATGCTCGTCACCTTCATGGCCGGCATCGTCCTGGCGCACCGGACGCGTTTCGGTGCGAACGTCTATGCGCTTGGCGGCGGCGTGCAGACCGCGCGGCTGATGGGCGTGCCCGTCGCCCAGACGACGATGGCAATCTACGCGCTGTCTGGATTCTTTGCCGGACTCGCGGGAATCGTGTTTGCGATCTACACTTCGGCGGGCTACTCGCTGGCCACGGTCGGCGTCGAGCTCGATGCGATCGCAGCCGTCGTCATCGGAGGAACGCTTCTGACGGGCGGCAGCGGTTTCGTGGCGGGAACGCTGATCGGGGTACTGATCATGGGCCTCATCCAGACCTACATCGTCTTCGACGGCTCGCTGTCGAGCTGGTGGACGAAGATCGTGATCGGATTGCTGCTCTTTGCCTTCATCCTTCTGCAGAAGGGTCTGGTCCTTGTGACCAATCGAGAGAGGACGACACCGCATCATGCACGTTGA